TTCCGTTAACCGCGGGGTGCCGCGACGCAGCATGATATTGGAGGGCTTGAGGTTACCATGCACAATCCCATTTTTGTGCAGGTGCTCAAGACCGTTCAATATCCCGGTGAGAATATCAACGGCTTCACCAACTGATTCGGCTTTCCCGCCATAGCGTCGAAACCAATCCTCAAGTGATCCGCCGGGTTCAAAGGGCATCACCATGGCCAGGCTATCTCCCTGAACATCAACCTCGGTAATCGGGACGATGTTTGGGTGAAGCTCCAATTTGGACCATCGGATACTTTCCTGGACGACGGGTTCAAGCTTCTGTTTCAAGTTGTGAATTTCTTTAATCGCAACTTCAGTGTTGAACTCCTCGTGCCTGCCTAGCCACGTAGAGCCAAAGGTCCCTTCCCCAATTGTTCTTACCCTGGTCAATGCATTTAACTTTTCCTGCGTCACGGCCATGACCATCCTCAGCTACATAGAATCAAGGCATCGCGATCAACCCCGAAATATCCACCATCCCTAACCTCATCGGCACCCACCTGGACAGCCGTTGGTGTCAGGTTGGCCTACTGTTCCTGAATCAGATTCAAAGTGATGATGGGTTCCCTGGTAAGCGACGATAGCCTTGTGTTTGTGAAGGCTCTAATACTCTTCAAAATGAGCAGATTATGCAAGGTTTCCTGAAGAAAAAGGTGAGATTTATCAAAATAGCGAAATAGTGAAGCAATGAAGTAGTGAAGTAGCGCAGGGTTACGTCTCAGATTGGTTTCTTTCAACTCTTTAGGTTTTGTTGACATTTCTTCGCCGCGTAGCGGAGATCTGAGTTTAGACAGGTGCTTTAGCACCGGGAAGGATCGAATTTGGTATCCGCCGCTAAATCATCGCAACGCTCATTTCCTGGCCTTGAAAGACTGGGCTCAATTCATTCCTCCGCTACGCAGCGCAAAATGTCAACAAAATCTAATTCCTGTGATTTTGACGACTTCGCTATTTCGCTAATTTTAACTTGACAGTATTACAGTAATTCTGTAGATTACTGTCGTTATGGATACGACATCACCTTTCCTTACACTTGAAGAACTTTCAGCCACCGTCGGTCAGTTGCTTGACCGGTATGGCTTACGCGATGCCCAGCGGGATGCCAGGGTATCGGCAATACCGGACGCCCGGACCATCCGGTATTACACCACGCTCGGCCTGCTTGATTCTCCGACGGTCCAGGGGAGGCAGGCCCGCTATCAGCGCCGGCATGTGCTGCAACTCCTGGCAATCAAAGCGTTGCAGGGCGCATCGCTCACCCTGGGTGAAATCCAGGAACGACTCTATGGACGCACCGACGAAGAGCTTGAACAACTGGCGGCCAGTCTGGCCCAACAGCAATCAGAGGCCGTTGAACTTCGCCCCGTCGTGTGGAGAGAAATTGTCATTGAACCTGGATTGAAAATCGTGGCTGACGAACAGTGGTTCCCAGGCACTGATCTCGAAGCCACCCTCAACCGAATTCGCGCGGCCTTAACCGTGCTTCAAGCCTCAGACCAGCGAGGCAAACGGAGAGAATGATCATGACTGCTCCTGTGATAATTCCGATGATTGAAGTGATCGAAGAAATTCGCCGCTGTCAGGTCGGTGTCCTGACTGTCAACCAGGCTACCCGGCCAGTGACCCTGCCCCTGACCAAAGTGGATATTTCGGCCCGTGTCGCGGACCGAGTGGCGCATGTCACGATGCTGGAAACATTTCGTAACCCCCACCAGGAGCACCTGGAAGCGGTCTATACTTTTCCACTTCCGGGCAGTTCAGTTGTCTCAAGTTTTGAAATGAAAGTTGGGGACCGAACCATCCACGGTGTCGTCAAAGAACGTGGCGAAGCCCGGCGCAGCTATCAGCAGGCGCTTGAGGCTGGCCGCCGGGCGGCCCTGCTGGAACAGGAACGCGATGACATTTTCACGGTTCAGGTCGGAAATCTGCCGCCCGGCGAAGAAGTCACTATCAAATTGACTTATTCCGAACGGCTTCCCTTTTTTGAAGACGGCACGACTGAATTGCGGTTGCCGCTGGTGGTCGCGCCCCGTTACATTCCCGGCCAACCGGTTGACCGCGACACGGTTGGAGACGGGGTCGAGCTCGACACCGATGCTGTCCCCGACGCCTCACGGATCAGTCCGCCACGACTGGCCGCCGGGTTTGATCCGAAAGTCGGATGTGTGATTCAAGTTGAGTTGATTCGCCCCGAAGTTTCAGGAAAACCCGCTGAAATCAATGATTTGTGTTGTTCGCAACATGCCGTGAGAACCAAAACATCTTCTGGATCCGTGGTTATTTCACTGAGTCGTGATAATGAGCGACTCAACCGGGATTTTGTCTTGCGCTGGCAGCTTGCCGAAGCGGCGATTCAATCGCACTTTCTGGTCCATCGAACACCTGAAGGCGAGCTGGTCGGACTGGTCTCGATCATTCCTCCGAAACGCGATGTTGTCTTTGGCACCCCGCGTGATGTCGTGTTTGTCCTTGACCGCTCCGGTTCGATGGAAGGCATCAAAATGACGTCGGCGGCCCGGGCGTGCAGTTCTCTCCTGCGGACACTGAGCCCACAGGATCGGTTTGCGATTCAGGCGTTTGACCATCAGGTTGAGTGGTTCCATCCGGAACCAGGAAACCGTCAGGTTGTTTTTTCAACCGCCGATGAAGCCGGCCTTGATCAGGGCGAAGCCTATTTGCGCAAGGTCACCGCGCGCGGGGGAACCGAACTTGACATGGCAGTGAGCCATGCCCTCCACGCAATTGTCCGTCGTGAAGAATCCACACCTCGAATGCCGGTGATTGTGCTGCTGACCGATGGCCAGATTGGCGATGAATCCCGCGTGCTGAAACGGATTCAACAGGAACTGGGCGCCGCCCGGGTGTTTACGGTTGGAATTGATACGGCGGTGAATGAAGGGTTTTTACGCCGACTGGCCACGATTGGCGGAGGGACGGCGACGTTTGTCCAGCCCGGATCACAACTTGAAGAAGCCCTCCAGGCAGTGGCCCGCGAGATGGGCAAGCCGGTCCTGACCAGCCTCGAACTCGAAGCGGGCAAAGGAGCCATTGAAAAAGAAACCATCGCCCCCAATCGGATTCCAGACGTGTTTGCTGGTCGCGCCACCACCGTGTTTTTCCGATTGCAAAAAGCCGGGTCAATCAAGATTAAAGGACAAACCGTTGACGGGAAGAAATTTACGGAAACGATTGAACCACAATCGCTTGAGCTGCCAGCCCTGGCTCAACTCTGGGCGCGAGCGCGGGTGATGGATTTGGAAGACCAGTACCGGATTGACACCAGTCGCCGTGACGCACTGAAACAACAAATCATTGACCTCAGCGTCAGGCATTCGATTTTGACCCGCTTTACCGCCTTTGTGGTGGTTGATGAACAGGAAGTAGTCAACGCCGACGGCACCCGCCGCAAAGTGGTTCAACCAGTGGAAATGCCCGCCGAGTGGGAAATGCAAAACGATTTGTCAAAGATGACGCTGGCGGGTGGGTATGCCGGCGCGATGCCACCAATGCAGTTTGCCATGCGGAGTCCTTCGCCAATGGCCTCAGCCGCACCGCCGCCGCCACCTGGCGGATTTAGCAAGGCTGCACCATCAGCTCCTGAGGCTATGCCGATGCCGTCCTCTCCAAAATCCAGCGGTGGGACCCTGGATGCCGTCGGAGATGTGGTTGAAAATATTGCCCAGTGGGTTTTAGGCAACATTCCTTCTCCGAAAAAGCAGAAATCCGTACCCCGACAAGAATCCGAAGGCGGTGCAGCCGGAAAGCCAGCAGTGCCCGCAGGTGGGAACCGTGAATTCAGCCAGGCATTTACGGCGCTCCTGGATGCGCTGACGCAGTACAAACACAGCCTTGATGGTGGAAAATTGCCATCCCCGACTGCACTTGAACAGGCACGCCAGACATTGCTCAGAATTCTCGGTGCTTCTGAAATTGGTCTTCAACTGGTTGAATTACAACGGTTTCTGCGGTCTGGGCTGCTCGAATTGATTGCAGCGGTTCAGAACACCAAAGCCACTCCGAAAGCGGTGCTTGAATTATTTGACCAGCACCAGAACACCCTGGAAAAAGTCAAAGCTGAAGCATCACCGTTTTTAGGAGCATCAACCACTACCAAACCCAAACCAGCCGGTGAATTTTGGGGGGATTCGATTTGATTCTGGAGTGCGGCGGCTTGACGTTGCTTTTATCTAAAGCAGGTGAAAGCGGCGTCAAGCCACCACACTCCAAAGGTGCTGTTTTTATACCAATTGGCAATGGAATCCCCGTATGAGAAAACAGTCAAATAGTTCAATCAAATAAACTGAGTGAACTACTGATGCCAGTTAAGAGTTGAAAAAATGAGCGGATTTGAACCCGCGAAGCGGGTGGAAGGCTCGTAGCCCAGGGTGCAACCCTGGGAAAACGTTGCCTCCTCACTCCCGCCCAGCCAGCCGGGCGGGGTGAGAGTGCGGAGTGACTGGTTCCCAGGGCTCGAAGACTCACCCTGGGCTACGAGCCTGCGTCTACTTCGTAGACTGAGAACCAAAACCACTTCAACCCTTAATTGGCATTACTGACTACTGACTGGGATTATTCCAGTTCAATTGGCCAAAAGTACAATCAACTCATTGTAATTCCGCTGCTCATATAAACATTAAGCCTTTGTTATCTACAAATTCTCAGTGTCAAACTAGCTTATCCGCAGCGGGTAATCTAAATCCCCGAAGTGAATGAGATTTTGGATCAAAACTCGACTTATTTTATTTAATCTATTGATTTTATTTCAGTTTCCCCGTAGTGTTGGAGGCGCTTTCAGGCAACCCAGGGCTCGATCAAAGACACCTACTTTCAATTGGGACTATTACAATTTATTCTGGAGGGCACACCAATGTCAGTTACTTCAATGATCATACTTGTTTTGATTGCCGGGATCTGCGGCGCCGTGGGACAAAGTATTGCCGGATATAGCCGTGGGGGCTGTCTGGCCTCGATTGCCGTTGGCTTCATTGGGGCAATGCTCGGAATGTGGGTGGCAAAACTGATGGGATTGCACGAACTCTTTGCTGTTCGGATTGGCGGCCAAAGCTTCCCGATTGTGTGGTCAATTATTGGCTCAGCCCTGTTTGTCGCTCTGATTAGTTTTATTTCCAAACAGCGATAACCAAAATAATACCAGTTTGTAGTCAGTAGTCAGTAATCAGTAGTTCACTAAGTTTATTTGGTTGAATTACTTGACTGTTTTCTCATACGGGGATTCCATTGCCAATTGGTATAAATCTGCCCACTCTGATTTCAAAAAACGATGGGTCAGCCGCAGGCTTTTTTTCGGAGGACAAGCCCATGACTGAACAAGATAAACTCATGCTTGATGATTCAAGTCGAATTGCTCAACTCGAAGCGGTGAAAAATGAAGTTCGCGGCGAAGTTCGGGCCGAAGTGATGCGCCACGCCAATCAGCTTGATCCAGTGGAACAGAAGCAGGCGGCGGAAATCGGTGCCCAAATCAAACAAACAGCCATTATCGAAGTGGCCCGCACGGAACGCGAAATCCAACGTGCCCGCGCAGCCGCTCGATGGACACAGGTGGTGAACTATGTGTTTTTCACGGTGTACTGGCTGATCGGGCTGGAAATCTTCCTCGAACTCTTTGGCGCCCGCGAAGGCAATGGCTTCCGGCGGTTTATCCAGGCCGTGACAGCCCCGGTGCTGGCGCCGTTCAGGCAGTTGTTTTATGATCCTTCGGTTGGGCCGTTTCAACTCCGGTTTTCCTATGTCGCGGCGCTGATTGTGTATGCCCTGCTGCACTGGTTTATCAAACGGACCATTCGACTGACAACAAAAGCAGTTCCAGTTGCCTGACGAATCCAAAACCTCCGTTCGTTGACAAGGAAAGCCAGCCTGACACAGGATTGAGAACCCCAATCTTTTGTTGAATGAGGTGGTGAATGAATTTGTTGGAAGAATTCCTGGGAATCATCGACACCTTGAATGCCGCCCACATTGATTATGCGGTATGTGGAGGGCTGGCGGTGGCCTATTACGGGTACCCACGATTCACCAAAGATATTGATTTGTTGATACTTGCGGCAGACCTCCCACACATTCGAAAACTGCTCGAACCGCGTGGATTTGTTTTTTACAGCGGCGCCATTCCTTTTGATCCAGGGTCTGCGCAATCACGGGTCATCCATCGCCTTTCCAAGATTGAAGGTCAGGATGTATTCGCCCTCGATTTGATGATTGTGGGTCCAGTATTTGATTCAATTTGGAACGACCGTGATGTTGTGCTCTGGGTCAATCGAAAGGTCCAAATCGTTTCATCTGAAGGATTAGCGCAGATGAAACGATTGGCTGGCCGTGACCAGGATCACCTTGATTTAAAACAACTTGGGCTTTGGGAGACCCTCGATGAATAACACCAACTCAACCCGGTTGAAATTCGACATGTCTCAAGAAGCCGTTGATCAGCGGCTCCGCGATGTTTCAGAACTCTTTCAGTTGGGAATGTCGCTCCAGAAAGCAACCTACCTTGGAAAAGCAAAAGATATTTTGCGATCAAAAGAGGATGGGGCTCCAGATATAACAAGCCGGCAATCGGAAGACAACCAGATGCTTCGTTAAGGAACGATCATTTGAGCTTAATATTTCCCGCCCCATCATCTCGGATCCATCGAATTTTCACCACTTTCGATCATTTCGGCTGGAGGCACCTGCCGCGTCGGCAGTTCATCTGCTTCAGGCTCTTTCAAGGCAACTCGCATTTCAGCCACCAGTTTTGACCGATGCGTGATCTGGGTCGGCATATCCGAAATCATCAACGGGTCAGTTTCCATATCTGGAAATGGCGTGTCTTCTTTGAGCAGTTCCGGATAGTTGGCCGCCGCCTGAGCCAGGGCTTCGGTAAATTCAGTCGGAGTTGGCCGCCGGTTTGGGTCTTTTTCCAGTGCCTGATGAACCACGGCTTCGATTTCGAGCGGGATATGCGGATTGACCGTGTGCAATTTCGGAGGATTGCGCTGAAGCTGGAAAATCACCATTTCGACCAGATTGTTGGCGGTGTTTTGAAACGGTGTGCGGCCACAGAGCATTTCATACACCACAATGCCCAGGCTGTAGACATCTGATTTGCCATCATATTTTGAATTATTCAACCGCTCTGGCGCCATGTAGGCTGGCGTCCCGATAATCCCGCCCGTCAGCGTGAGTTTATGGCGGCTCGAAATCAATTCATCTTCGACCAGTTTCGCAATCCCGAAATCCACCAGTTTGACCACTTCGCCATTTGGAGTCTGGTGCAGGTAAATATTTTCCGGTTTGATGTCGCGATGGATCACACCCATCTGGTGGGCTTTGGCCAGTGCTTCGCAGATTGGAACCGTGATTTCCAGACAGCGCCGGAGCGTCAACACTTTG
This genomic window from Acidobacteriota bacterium contains:
- a CDS encoding MerR family transcriptional regulator — encoded protein: MDTTSPFLTLEELSATVGQLLDRYGLRDAQRDARVSAIPDARTIRYYTTLGLLDSPTVQGRQARYQRRHVLQLLAIKALQGASLTLGEIQERLYGRTDEELEQLAASLAQQQSEAVELRPVVWREIVIEPGLKIVADEQWFPGTDLEATLNRIRAALTVLQASDQRGKRRE
- a CDS encoding VWA domain-containing protein gives rise to the protein MTAPVIIPMIEVIEEIRRCQVGVLTVNQATRPVTLPLTKVDISARVADRVAHVTMLETFRNPHQEHLEAVYTFPLPGSSVVSSFEMKVGDRTIHGVVKERGEARRSYQQALEAGRRAALLEQERDDIFTVQVGNLPPGEEVTIKLTYSERLPFFEDGTTELRLPLVVAPRYIPGQPVDRDTVGDGVELDTDAVPDASRISPPRLAAGFDPKVGCVIQVELIRPEVSGKPAEINDLCCSQHAVRTKTSSGSVVISLSRDNERLNRDFVLRWQLAEAAIQSHFLVHRTPEGELVGLVSIIPPKRDVVFGTPRDVVFVLDRSGSMEGIKMTSAARACSSLLRTLSPQDRFAIQAFDHQVEWFHPEPGNRQVVFSTADEAGLDQGEAYLRKVTARGGTELDMAVSHALHAIVRREESTPRMPVIVLLTDGQIGDESRVLKRIQQELGAARVFTVGIDTAVNEGFLRRLATIGGGTATFVQPGSQLEEALQAVAREMGKPVLTSLELEAGKGAIEKETIAPNRIPDVFAGRATTVFFRLQKAGSIKIKGQTVDGKKFTETIEPQSLELPALAQLWARARVMDLEDQYRIDTSRRDALKQQIIDLSVRHSILTRFTAFVVVDEQEVVNADGTRRKVVQPVEMPAEWEMQNDLSKMTLAGGYAGAMPPMQFAMRSPSPMASAAPPPPPGGFSKAAPSAPEAMPMPSSPKSSGGTLDAVGDVVENIAQWVLGNIPSPKKQKSVPRQESEGGAAGKPAVPAGGNREFSQAFTALLDALTQYKHSLDGGKLPSPTALEQARQTLLRILGASEIGLQLVELQRFLRSGLLELIAAVQNTKATPKAVLELFDQHQNTLEKVKAEASPFLGASTTTKPKPAGEFWGDSI
- a CDS encoding YggT family protein, which codes for MTEQDKLMLDDSSRIAQLEAVKNEVRGEVRAEVMRHANQLDPVEQKQAAEIGAQIKQTAIIEVARTEREIQRARAAARWTQVVNYVFFTVYWLIGLEIFLELFGAREGNGFRRFIQAVTAPVLAPFRQLFYDPSVGPFQLRFSYVAALIVYALLHWFIKRTIRLTTKAVPVA